From the Ammoniphilus sp. CFH 90114 genome, the window AGGAAAAATCTTGTAAAAAATCAAGCACTTTGCAACTAGTAGGGAGATATGCCTATGGAAACAGACGTACGAAATGCCAATCATCCCTATTTAAGCGACGAGGAAGTTAAGCGGCTGATAAAGGATAGTCAGAATGGGGATCAAGGAGCTCGTGAAAAACTGGTCAATTGTAATATTCGTTTAGTATGGTCAGTTGTCCAGCGTTTCTTGAACCGTGGTTATGAAGCTGATGATCTGTTCCAGATAGGTTGCATTGGTTTGCTAAAGGCAGTGGACAAGTTTGATCTGTCTTATGATGTGAAGTTTTCAACCTATGCGGTTCCTATGATTATCGGCGAGATCCAGCGTTTTCTTCGGGATGACGGAACATTGAAGGTGAGCAGGTCGTTAAAGGAAATGGCCAATAAGGTTCGCAGGGCAAAGGATGAACTGTCAAAAAAGATTGGGCGTATCCCAACTATTGTGGAGATAGCTGATGAGATCGGGGTAACTCCTGAAGAAGTGGTTTTTGCCCAGGAAGCTAATCGGGCCCCTTCTTCGATACACGAGACCGTTTTTGAAAATGACGGGGATCCGATTACTTTAATGGATCAGATATCAGATAGTGATGAGGGTAAATGGTTTGATAAGATCGCATTAAAGGAAGCAATCAATAAGTTAACGGAGAGAGAAAGACTTATCGTGTTCCTGCGCTATTTTAGGGATCAGACTCAGTCCGAAGTAGCAGATCGTTTAGGAATTTCTCAGGTACAGGTATCCCGATTAGAGAAGAAAATATTAAAGATGATTAAAGACCAAATCGAACTGTAAAGTTTGATTTGGTTTTTTTTTACGCTTATAGCTCGATGCCGTTCGGGAAGCCTACGTTATACAAACATCTAACATCATTGGAGGTTTGTATACAATGGCGAATCTTCAAGGAAAACAAAAAGGTTCATGGAAATGGTCTAAAGAAGGATATGTTAAACAAGCAGAAAAATATAAGCCCAAAAAACCGGTCGCATACAACTGCTTAAAAGCTTTTACGGTTGGAGGTTTAATCTGTGCTTTGGGCCAAGGAATATCTAACTTTTATATTTACTTTTTTGGATTTACCGAGCAAAATGCTGGAAATCCTACCGTGGCTACTCTGATATTTATTGCTGTGCTTCTAACGGGGTTTGGTGTTTACGATAACATTGGTCAATTTGCTGGTGCAGGTTCTGCGGTGCCGGTTACCGGGTTTGCTAATTCTGTTGCCGCCGCTGCCATTGAGCATCGAAGTGAGGGGTGGGTGCTCGGAGTTGGGGGAAATATGTTCAAGCTAGCCGGCGCTGTTATTGTCTACGGAGTTGTAGCTGCCTTTTTCATGGCTCTTATAAAAAAGCTATGGCTTCTTATGATTTAAAGTGGAGGGAGGGTATATGATGAACGTTCCGCCGCGTGTGAGCAGGCAAACATGGAGGTTCAGTAAAGATATCCGCATCATGGGTTCGGGTGTTGCTACAGGTCCTCTAGAAGGCCAAGGTCCTCTAGGAGAAGAGTTTGATATTGTTCACGAGGATAACTATGCGAACGAGGATTCTTGGGAAAAAGCCGAACGAAAAATGATGGCCCAAGCCACTGAAGTAGCCATTAAAAAAAGCAACATCACAGGTCAAGAAATTGATGTGATGTTAGCTGGGGATTTACTTAATCAGATTATCACTTCAAATTATACAGCAAGAGGGCTAGAACTTCCCTTGCTTGGTTTGTTTGGTGCTTGCTCTACCTCTATGGAAGGGTTGGCTCTTGCGGCAGCTCTTGTTGATGGAGGTTTCGTCAGGTATGCGTTAACGGGATGCAGCAGCCATAACTCAACGGCAGAAAGGCAATTTCGTTACCCTACGGAATATGGAGGACAAAAGCCCCCTCATGCTCAGTTTACCGTTACGGGGGCAGGAGCCTCAGTGGTAGGGTTAGGAGCTAGTGGACCCCGGATTACGCATGCGACCGTAGGGAAGGTAACAGATCTCGGGATAAAGGATCCGTTTGATATGGGAAGTGCTATGGCGCCAGCTGCAGCGGATACCATATCTACACACTTTAAAGATCTGGACCGGACTCCTCAAGACTACGATTTAATTGTTACGGGTGATCTAGGGAAGGTTGGCTATGCCATTCTCAAGGATATGATGATGGATCTTGGGTATGATATGACACCGCATTATAGCGACTGTGGTCTGATGATATACAGTCCAAGTCAGGACGTGTTCTCAGGGGGCAGTGGATGTGCTTCTAGTGCCGTGGTTACTTACAGCCATATCGTGAATGGATTACAAAATGGGAGATTTGGAAGAGTACTTGTTGTGGCAACGGGAGCGTTGTTTAGTCCAATAAGCTTTCAACAAGGTGAATCTATTCCTTGTATAGCCCATGGAGTGGTCATGGAGGGAGTGCAGGAAGGATGAGTGAATATTTCATTGCCTTTCTTGTCGGAGGAATAATTTGTCTCATTGGCCAGCTTATGCTCGATCTAACGAAGATGACTCCTGCACACGTGATGAGTACATTAGTGGTTGCTGGAGTAGTACTAGATGGGCTTGGGCTTTATGATCCCCTGATTGATTTTGCGGGGGCAGGAGCGACGGTACCAATAACCAGCTTTGGACATGCTTTGTACCATGGGGCATGGGCGGAGGCCGAGACGAATGGGCTAGTGGGTATTGTTACAGGAATATTTGAAGTGCCGAGTGCCGGTATCTCTTCCGCTATTGTGTTTGGATTTTTAGGTGCACTCGTCTTTAAACCGAAGGGGTGACGAAAAAAGATGAAACCAACCATGAGAGACATCATTATTATTACCGATGGAGATCAAGTTGCGCAAAAAGCTATTGAAGTTGTAGCCCATAATATTGGTGGTCGTTGTATATCGAGGTCAGGTGGAAATCCTACCCCTCTAACAGGTGAAGAGATTGTGGAGCAAGTGTTGAGAGCAAAGTATGATCCCGTTCTTGTAATGTTTGATGATAATGGAAATGGAAGTGAGGGGGATGGAGAACGAGCTCTAGAATATGTTGCTACTCATCCTGATATGAATGTATTGGGTATCGTTGCTGTAGCTTCTAACACTCCTATGGTGGACGGGATCGATGTCGACCTATGTGTCAATCTCGATGCACAGGTAACACAATGTTCTGTTGACAAAGATGGAGTGGAACATTGTGATCGAAAGACCCATATTGATGGGGATACCGTCGATGTACTAAGTCGTTTGAATGTACCGATTGTTGTAGGAGTAGGGGATATCGGAAAGATGCACGGACGTGATCATCATATCCATGGGGCGCCTGTTACTACTAAAGCAGTAGAAATCATCTTAGAGAGGAGTGGGTATCTTGGCAACGAAAGCTCCTGAGAAAGAGAAGGATAAGACCCGAGGTGCCGAGACAGGTAGCGCCCCGATAAAAAAGGGTTTGAAATTCTTTAAGAAAATAGAGTTAAACAAAAAACTGCTTAACGAACGCATTCAATCGGAAGTTAGTTATGATATGAAGTGTCGTGAGATGAATTTTGCCGAAAAAGACGTAGCCTTCTTTTATGTGAATGGTTTGATTGACGCCAAGCTAATGACCGTAATGGCTAATTTAATGTCGGATCTCAAGCGGGAAGAGGTCGTTCCAAATACAATTAAACACTTTTTAGAACGATATACCACGCATATGTCGGTTGAAACCGTAGAAAATTTCGATGAAGCGATAGATAAAGTGATGTGTGGTGTAGTCTTATTCCTTATTGAAGATGAGGATAAAGGATTACTGATCGATGCTAGAAGCTACCCCGGACGAAGCCCTGCTGAACCTGATACGGAACGGGTTGTACGTGGGGCACGCGACGGTTTTATAGAAAATATAGTTATTAACACAGCATTGACTAGAAGACGGATTCGTGACGAGAGATTGAGAATGGAAATGATCCAAGTCGGTACCCGTTCTAAAACAGATGTCTGTATTGCCTACTTAAACGATGTGGCTGACCCTGGTTTAGTGGATCTTCTTAAAGAGAGAATGCAAGAAATTAAAATAGACGGAATACCGATGGCAGAAAAGACTATTGAAGAATTTATTGTAGGCAAAAATTTAAACCCCTATCCATTAGTACGTTATACGGAGAGGCCAGACGTTGCTGCAATCCATCTATTAGAAGGTCATGTCTTAGTTTTTGTTGATACTTCCCCAAGTGTGATGATTACACCAACGACCTTTTTCCATCATGTCCAGCACGCTGAAGAATATCGTCAAAAGCCCATAGCTGGGGCATATCTCAGATGGGTTCGGTTCTTCGGGATCTTTGCTTCCTTATTTTTACTCCCCATCTGGTTATTCTATGCAATGAATAAAGGCTATTTACCTGCCGAGTTAGCGTTTATCGGGCCGAGGGAAACAGGAGCAATCCCTATATTTTGGCAATTTGTTCTGGCTGAGATTGGGATTGACCTCATGAGATTGGCTGCGGTACATACTCCCTCACCGTTAGCTACCGCAATGGGTTTAATTGCTGCCATTCTCATCGGGGAAGTAGCCATCAATGTAGGATTATTTATGCCTGAGACGATTCTATATTTGGCAGTGGCTTCTATAGGGATGTTTGCTACCCCTAGTTATGAACTCAGTCTTGCTAATCGTATGGTCAGGATTTTGTTACTTTCGGCAGTCTTCGTGTTTGGGTTACCAGGGTTCATGGTTGTAACGACTTTATTGGTCATTATGTTGGTAACAACGACTTCCCTGAATACGCCTTACCTTTGGCCATTTATTCCTTTTAACTTGAGTGCCATGAAAAATGTCTTAGTAAGGATGGCAGTTCCTACACTGAAAAAGCGCCCGAGCATTGTTCATCCGCAAAATAATTGGCGCCAATAGCCATGATGACAATTAGGCAGACAGGTT encodes:
- the sigF gene encoding RNA polymerase sporulation sigma factor SigF; amino-acid sequence: METDVRNANHPYLSDEEVKRLIKDSQNGDQGAREKLVNCNIRLVWSVVQRFLNRGYEADDLFQIGCIGLLKAVDKFDLSYDVKFSTYAVPMIIGEIQRFLRDDGTLKVSRSLKEMANKVRRAKDELSKKIGRIPTIVEIADEIGVTPEEVVFAQEANRAPSSIHETVFENDGDPITLMDQISDSDEGKWFDKIALKEAINKLTERERLIVFLRYFRDQTQSEVADRLGISQVQVSRLEKKILKMIKDQIEL
- the spoVAC gene encoding stage V sporulation protein AC; the encoded protein is MANLQGKQKGSWKWSKEGYVKQAEKYKPKKPVAYNCLKAFTVGGLICALGQGISNFYIYFFGFTEQNAGNPTVATLIFIAVLLTGFGVYDNIGQFAGAGSAVPVTGFANSVAAAAIEHRSEGWVLGVGGNMFKLAGAVIVYGVVAAFFMALIKKLWLLMI
- the spoVAD gene encoding stage V sporulation protein AD, which translates into the protein MMNVPPRVSRQTWRFSKDIRIMGSGVATGPLEGQGPLGEEFDIVHEDNYANEDSWEKAERKMMAQATEVAIKKSNITGQEIDVMLAGDLLNQIITSNYTARGLELPLLGLFGACSTSMEGLALAAALVDGGFVRYALTGCSSHNSTAERQFRYPTEYGGQKPPHAQFTVTGAGASVVGLGASGPRITHATVGKVTDLGIKDPFDMGSAMAPAAADTISTHFKDLDRTPQDYDLIVTGDLGKVGYAILKDMMMDLGYDMTPHYSDCGLMIYSPSQDVFSGGSGCASSAVVTYSHIVNGLQNGRFGRVLVVATGALFSPISFQQGESIPCIAHGVVMEGVQEG
- the spoVAE gene encoding stage V sporulation protein AE, which produces MSEYFIAFLVGGIICLIGQLMLDLTKMTPAHVMSTLVVAGVVLDGLGLYDPLIDFAGAGATVPITSFGHALYHGAWAEAETNGLVGIVTGIFEVPSAGISSAIVFGFLGALVFKPKG
- a CDS encoding stage V sporulation protein AE, translating into MKPTMRDIIIITDGDQVAQKAIEVVAHNIGGRCISRSGGNPTPLTGEEIVEQVLRAKYDPVLVMFDDNGNGSEGDGERALEYVATHPDMNVLGIVAVASNTPMVDGIDVDLCVNLDAQVTQCSVDKDGVEHCDRKTHIDGDTVDVLSRLNVPIVVGVGDIGKMHGRDHHIHGAPVTTKAVEIILERSGYLGNESS
- a CDS encoding spore germination protein, coding for MKKGLKFFKKIELNKKLLNERIQSEVSYDMKCREMNFAEKDVAFFYVNGLIDAKLMTVMANLMSDLKREEVVPNTIKHFLERYTTHMSVETVENFDEAIDKVMCGVVLFLIEDEDKGLLIDARSYPGRSPAEPDTERVVRGARDGFIENIVINTALTRRRIRDERLRMEMIQVGTRSKTDVCIAYLNDVADPGLVDLLKERMQEIKIDGIPMAEKTIEEFIVGKNLNPYPLVRYTERPDVAAIHLLEGHVLVFVDTSPSVMITPTTFFHHVQHAEEYRQKPIAGAYLRWVRFFGIFASLFLLPIWLFYAMNKGYLPAELAFIGPRETGAIPIFWQFVLAEIGIDLMRLAAVHTPSPLATAMGLIAAILIGEVAINVGLFMPETILYLAVASIGMFATPSYELSLANRMVRILLLSAVFVFGLPGFMVVTTLLVIMLVTTTSLNTPYLWPFIPFNLSAMKNVLVRMAVPTLKKRPSIVHPQNNWRQ